Genomic DNA from Mycobacteroides chelonae CCUG 47445:
GACTGGACGCCGCTGTCCGACAACCTGGCCATTGGGCAACGTTTACTGATCCCGACGCGAGCGCTGGCCGAGATTGGCCGACTCGGTGACGATCAGGTCTATCTCGCCATCAGTGGGAATGAAAGCGACGCACAGCTTCTCGGCATCCATGGCGGTACCCGACGCATGACTTCGCGACTCGTCGATGACAAGTTCCCAAACTGTCGAGCCGCGCTGCCGAAGCAATACCTGACCACCGCGGCCGTTCTCGTCCCCGAGATCGCCGAGTCTGTCACCCGCGCGCTGGCGGTCACCGGCTCGTCGGCTGACAACCATCCGAGGATGAAATTGACCTTTGGTGACAACACGCTGAACGTCTACGCGAGCACTTCGATCGGCACGGTCAATGAGGACATTGACGTGCAGCTCAACGGAGAGCCTGAGACCGTGTGGATCAACCCCGTGTACCTCATGGACAGCCTGAATGCTCTCGACAGCGACAAGGCGACCATCGGCCTGCAAGGTGGTCTGCGCGGGTTGATGTTTGCGCCGGATGTTGTCGAGGCAGATGATCTTCTGGCCAATCCGCTTGCCGGTGAGACGATTCAGATGATCCAGCCGATTCGCCACACCGAACCGGCCACGTAGATCGTTGGGAATCAGGTGATTTCGCGAATCTCTTCCAAGATGTCTACGTCGGACTTACCGGTGGCTGTTGACACAG
This window encodes:
- the dnaN gene encoding DNA polymerase III subunit beta, with amino-acid sequence MPDLSFTMDRDAFTEAVTWAARIIPGKPQTPILAGMLVTGGPSGLTLSSFDLDVSAEIGLPEAQQVTPGSSLVSGRLLATIAKVLPRKPVTWTDNGSTVAIQCGKVDFSLPTMVADQYPVLPVLPEDTGTVSADEFSHAVTQVIGAASSDEAKPGQMCVSLEITSQSTLTLTTTNGHRIAMREIDWTPLSDNLAIGQRLLIPTRALAEIGRLGDDQVYLAISGNESDAQLLGIHGGTRRMTSRLVDDKFPNCRAALPKQYLTTAAVLVPEIAESVTRALAVTGSSADNHPRMKLTFGDNTLNVYASTSIGTVNEDIDVQLNGEPETVWINPVYLMDSLNALDSDKATIGLQGGLRGLMFAPDVVEADDLLANPLAGETIQMIQPIRHTEPAT